ATGCTGGGAGCGATGTTTGCCATGGGAAAAGCCTCCTTCTCGATGGACTAACGAAATGTTAGTCCATCCCGGCAGCGCAGGCAACCTTTCTTCCGTTCCTCGATGCAGCGCGAAGGCAGGTAATTAGCTCGTCGGAGGCAGGTCCCCGTCGCTCAGGTAGCGCATGGGCTTGCGGTAGGCCGTGCCGGTCTCCAGGTCGAAGACGTCCATTTCGTCGAGCGGGCCCGCGTAGAAGTGGAGCGAGACGAGGTGTGATCCCGCCCCGCCGGCGTTGCCGAGGCGGTGGATCATGCCGATGGGGGCGGCGGCCAAGCCGCTCTCGGGGGTGATGTCGCGGGTATGGACCAGGGTGAGGCGATCGCCCTCGACCCGGCGGAAAATCTCCTCGCGCATGACGCCCTCGAAGACGACGACCACCCCGAAGGAGCGGCCGTGGTTGTGAACACTGGTCCGCTGGTCGTCCTGCCAGCAGAGGCAGATGGCCTCGAAGAGCTCGTTCTTGAAGAGGAGGTTGCGGGCGTAGGCCTCGGGGCAGAATTGCAGCTTGCCCTCGAACAGCGCAGGGGTGATCTCGAGCCGATCCACCAGGGCCTTGAGCTCGCTGAGGCCGAAAGTCTCGGGGGTGTGGCGCGCCGCCTCGGCGAGAAATTGCTCCCAGTTCAACTTGGTGGGGGTCTGCATGCCCGGGGGATCCTCTTTCAGCGTGGCAAGAAGGGGGGCGCAAGCTATCGGCCGATGACCATTTTCCCTCGCAAACCCTCGCTTGTCCAATCCCCTCATGACCCCTAGCGCCAGGGGTCCTTGGCCTTGTCGAGGAAGCGCCTGGCTTTCTGGGCCTCCGCGGACTGGGGGGCCTCCTGGATGATCCCCTGGAGGATCCGCTGCCCCTTCTCGAAGCGCCTGCGATCGGGGGTGCCCCAGGTGAAGCCCGAGGCGTAGAGGTAGTCCCAGCCGATGGCGAGCTTGGCGGCGAGACGGTACTTGCTCTTGGGATACTGCTTGAGGAAGCGTTCGTGGCGACTGGCGTCGATCAGGGCGGGGTCCACGCTCAGGTCGTGCTCGCCGTCGTCTTCGTGCGGGATGAGGCGCCATGCGGCCTCTTCGGCGAGCGGATGGCGCGGGAAGCGGCTCACCAGGAGCTTGTAGGCGTCGCCGTCGGAGCGGTACCGGCCGCGCGGGTCGAAGTACTGGAAGGAGGCGTAATGCTTGGCGGCCCAGCGCTGCTCCTTGCGCAGGTACGTCAACCAGCTGGGGCTCTTGGGGTTGAGGCGCGATCGCTGCCAGTAGCGGTCGTTGATGACCTGGACATAGGCCTCGGCGGTTTCGGCGAGGGTCATGAGGAGCGAGGGCGCGGCCGGGTCCGCCTGGAAGCCCGGCTTGCGGATCTGGCCCGCGAGGGTCTCGATCGCCGGCTGGTACTGCTTGGCCTTGCGGGCGGCCTGCGCCTTGGCGATCGCCTGGCCGGCGGTTGGCTCGGCGGCGAACGCCGGCAGCGGCGCCGCGCTGATCAAGCCGGCGGCCCCGAGCATGATGAGCAGCCGCACGCGGCGTCGCATGGTTTCATGACGGCTTGACATAAGATCTACATTCCCCGGGAAGCGTGAACGAGATGCGACCAAACTATCAAATGAATATTAAGTTGGTATAACAACCCGTTGCTTCCGGGTACAGAAGGCTGGAAGGAGGCGGCTGCCCGATGCGCGAACGCAAGCTCACCTTGTTCCACTGCCCGCACGAAGGTCATACCGTGCGGATCACCTACATGAACCAGATGGATCACTGGAAGCGACGTCCGGTCCACCAGTCGATTCAGCACTGCAGCTACAAGACCGAGCAGCTCTGCAAGGTCGAGCTGTATCCGGTGTCTGGCGAGTCCCAGTGCCCCGCGGTGCAATTGGCCAACCGCAACTTGTTCCGCTAAGCCTCCGAAGCGCGACGCCCCCGCCTGCAAGTGCAGGCGGGGGCGTCGCGCTTCGGAGCCGTTAGGCCGTCTGCTCGATGAAGCCGAGCAGGTTGCCGTCCGGATCCTGGAACTTGGCGAGCTTGTTGAACGGCTGGTCCAGCTCCTTGGCGACGAACGCGACGCCCTTGGCCTCGAGCTTGTCGATCATCGCCTGGATGTCGTCCACCGCGAAGTCGATGGTGACGGCCATGCCGTTATTGCGGGCCCCGGCGGGCATGTACTGCAGGCCGAAGGTGATCCCCCCCATCTCGAACTCGGTGATGGCCGGGTTGGATGAGAGGACGCTGAGGCCGAGCACGTCGCGGTAGAACGTGACCGAGCGATCCATGTCGCTGACGAAGATAAGAACGCTCTGGATGCTCTTCACCATGGGGGTCTCCTTGATCATTGCGATCTCCTTTTATTGGCCGGTGAACGCGGGGGGACGCTTGGCGAGGAAAGCGCCGACGCCCTCCTCGAAATCACGGGTGCGGCCGGCGACCTCTTGGAGGTGGGCCTCGTATTCGAGCTGGTCGGCCAGATCGTGGTCGAAGGCGCGCTCGAAGGCGCGTTTCATCAGGCCGATGGCCTTGGTGGGCGCCTCAGCCAGGCGCGAAGCGAGTGCTTGGGCTTCGGCTTCGAGCTGGTCGGCCGGAACCACCCGGTTGACGAGCCCGAGGCGCAGGGCCTCGGCAGCGTCGACCTTGTCGCCGAGCGCTGCGAGCTCGAAGGCCTTGGCGAGGCCGACCAGGCGGGGCAAGAGCCAGGTGCTGCCCGCGTCCGGCACCAGGCCGATGCGCACGAAGACCTCGATGAACGCGGCGTTGTCAGCGCAGAGCCGCAGGTCGCAGGCGAGCGCGAGGCTCATGCCGGCCCCTGCCGCCACCCCGTTGACGGCGCACACGATGGGCTTGGCCATCTGGCGCATCTGGAGGATGAGCGGGTTGTAGAGGGTGCGCAGGTTGTCGCCGAGGCTCACCTCGGACTTGCTCGCATCCGCCAGGTCCTGGCCCGAGCAGAAGCCACGGCCGCGGCCGGTGAGAACGATCGCGCGCACGGCAGGGTCCTTGTCGGCGCGCTTGAAGGCGTCGAGCAGCTCACGCTTCATCTGGTCGGTCATGGCGTTGAGCACGTCGGGCCGATCGAGCGCGATCCAGGCGATGCGCCCGTCGCGGACCTCGTAGGCGATGGTCTGGTACATGCCTACAGGCCCTTCCAGGTGGCGGGACGCTTCTCGACGAAGGCGCGCATGCCCTCCTTCTGGTCCTCGGTGCCGAAGAGCATGCAGAAGTTCTTGCGCTCGTGGTCGAGGCCCTGCGACAGGAAGGTCTCGAAGGCCTTGTTGACGCTCTCCTTGCCCACCCGGACGGCCACGGGGGCGCGGCCCGCGATGTCGGCGGCGAGCTTCTTGGCCTCGTCGAGGAAGAGCTCGACGGGCACCACCCGGTTGACGAGGCCGAGGGCCTGGGCTTCCTGGGCGTTGAGCTGGCGGCCCGTGAGGACCATCTCCATGGCGAGGACCTTGCCGACCGCGCGGGTCAGGCGCTGGGTGCCGCCGGCGCCGGGGATGACGCCCAGGCCGACTTCGGGCAAGCCGATCTTGGTGGTCTCCGAGGCGATGACCATGTCGCACATCATCATGAGCTCGGCGCCGCCGCCCAGGGCGAAGCCGCTGACGGCCGCGATGAGGGGCTTGGTCATGTGGGCGATGCGGTCCCAGACCTTGAGGAATTCGTGCTGGCTCATCTCGACCATGGTGGCCTCGGCCATGACCTTGATGTCCGCGCCCGCGGCGAAGGCGCGATCGCTGCCCGCGAGCACCATGGCCCCGATGGCGTCGTCCCGGTCGAAGGCTTCGAGGGCTTCGAGCACTTCGCCCAGCAGCTCGGGCGAGAGGGCGTTGAGGGCCTTGGGGCGGTGGAGGGTGACGATCCCCACCCGGCCTTCGCGCGTCACCAGGATGTTCTCGTAGGTCTTTGCTTCGATCATGTTCCGTTCTCTTGCGTGAGGAGGGCGTTGCCGAATGCGCCATGATATGGATGCGCCGAGCGAGCTGTCAAATCGCCTGGCGCCTCGCCCAATCGCCCTGCTATACTGGGGCTCGACAGGCGAGCGAGCCCGCCACGGCGGCAAACCGGAGGGAGACGCCCTTCATGCACGGCGAGCATACCATCCGCGAGATTTTCGGGCAGCCCGACCTCTGGCCTCGGGTCGGCGAGCACCTCGTGTCCACGTTGAGCGCTTCGGCCCTCGGCGGCGTCCGCGAGGTCGTCTTCACCGGCTGCGGCAGCTCGTACCACCTGGCCGAGGCGGGGGCCAAGCTCCTCGCCGGCTGGGCGGGCGTGCGCACGCGTTTCGCGCCGGCCTCCGAGCTGATCCTCTTCCCCGATACCCTGCTTTCGGACGATGCGCAGGTGGCGCTGGTCGCCCTCTCGCGCACCGGCACCACCTCCGAGGTGCTCCAGGCGATTGGGACTTTCCGCGGACGCGCGGGCGCATCTGCGCCGGTCGTCGGCATCACCTGCGCGCCCGAGAGCCCCCTGGTCGAAGCCTGCGACTTTCCTATCGTCATTCCCTCGCGCGAAGAGAGCGTGGTCATGACCCAGGCCTTCACGGGCACCCTGCTCGCCCTGGCGGGCTGGGCCCTGAGCCTGCGGCCCGACCCGCTGCGGGCGGCCGCCCTGCGCGAGGCCGTGCGCCAGGCCGAGGCGCCCCTGCGCCAGAGTGAGGCCCTCAAGGCGCTTGCGGCCTGGCCGGTGCGGAACTTCGTCTTCTTGGGCGGGGGCCTGCTGCATGCGATCGCCTCCGAAGGGGCGCTCAAGCTGCAAGAGATGGCCCTGGAGCCCTCGGCGATCGCCTTCCACGCCCTGGAGTACCGTCACGGCCCCAAGTCCACCGCGGGGCCCGATACCCTCGTGACCCTGCTCTGTTCGGAAGGTGGCAGCGCTTACGAAGCCGCCCTCCTGGACGAGCTCAAGGGGCTCGGGGCACGGACCCTTGCGATCGCAAGCGCCGACCAGGCGGCGATCGCGTCGCGGGCGGATGCCCACTTCCTCGTCGAGGCGTCGAGCGACGCGACCCGCGCGCTGCTCTACACGCCTTTCCTCCAGCTTCTGGCTTACCACCGGGCGGTGCGCAACGGGACCGATCCCGACGCGCCGCGTCACCTCAGTCGATCCGTCATACTCTGATCTTGGAGGCCGCATGCCGCTCGTCAACGCCACACCGATCCTTCAGGCCGCGCTCCGGGGCCGTTACGCCATCGGAGCCTTCAACGCCCACAACATGGAATTCGTCCAGGGCATCATCCGGGCCGCCGAGGACCTCTCGGCCCCGGTGATCCTTCAGGTCTCGGCCCGCGCCATCCACTACGCCGGCCTGCGCTCCATGGCCTCCATGGTCCGTGCCGCCGCCCAGGAGGCCCGCGTGCCGGTGGCCATGCACCTGGACCACGGGGACTTCGACCTCAACCTCAAGAGCCTGGTCGCGGGCTTCACCTCGCTGATGTTCGACGGTTCGGCCCTCCCCTTCGCCGTCAACGTCGAGGAGACGCGCCGCATCGTTGAGGCCGCGCACGTCATGGGGATCCCCGTCGAGGGTGAGCTCGGCCACTCGGGCGGCAAGCCCAACGACGTGGTGGGCAACGCCTCGGACTACACCGATCCGGACGCCGCCGAGCGCTTCGTCACCCTCACCGGGGTGGACAGCCTGGCCGTCACCGTGGGCGCCATCCCCAAGCTGCTCGAGAAGCGCCCCCAGCTCGACATCGAGCGGATCAGCGCCATCCGCCACGCCACGGGCGTTCCGCTGGTCCTGCACCACTCGTCGAGCATCCCCGACGACGAGGTCCGCGAGGCCGTCGCCCAGGGCATCTGCAAGATCTCGGTGGCCTCCGAGCTGAACCGCGCCTTCACCGACGCTCTGCGCCAGGCGGCCGCCAAGGACCCCGACCAGATCGACCCGCGCCCCATGCTCGGTGCCGGCCGTGCGGCCATCAGCGAGGTGGTCCGCGGCAAGATTCGCCTCTTCGGTTCGGCCGGCAAGGCCGACGAGGTTGCCGCGGGCGCTCTCTCGGCGCGCTGAGATCTTTTTTCCGCCCTATGTAAACGGATGCCGGGTCGATTCGTCGCCCCGGCATCCTTGCTTTTGCGCGCTTGACGGCTGAGCGTCGGCGCAACATCTCGACATTTATCGCAAGAATATTGCGGCTTTGAGACGGGTAGGACAGGTGAGACGAAGAAAGATTGCGGATCTTTATCCGCTCGTAATCTCTCTCAAAGAAAGGACACCATCGCTCGCATGTTCCATAAGCGTCCCAAGGTCGCCATGATGCTCGCCCTTTCCACTCCCATGATCGTGCTCGCCGGTTGCGGCGTCGCCCCCACGGCCTTCCTGCCGGGTGGCGGCGGTGCTAGCGGCGGTGCCAGCGAGGGCTTCGTTGGCCACGTGCCCAATCTCACCGCGCAGGAGCCGACCCTCGAGCCGGGGACGGTGGGTTACAAGATCCACGTCAACCAGGTCACCCACGCCGCCAACAGCTTCGTGCTCGCGACCAACCGCAACCACACCACCGACTACTTCCCCAACGGCAACGCCAAGCTCGCCAAGCTCAAGGAGCTGCGCCCGAGCTGGGGCCAGGGCAAGTACATGTACCGCCTGGGTCACGGTCCGACGGACGGCCGCCAGGACTACGACTACATGACCGGCTACCACTTCGAGAAGCACTGGG
This genomic window from bacterium contains:
- a CDS encoding cysteine dioxygenase family protein, producing the protein MQTPTKLNWEQFLAEAARHTPETFGLSELKALVDRLEITPALFEGKLQFCPEAYARNLLFKNELFEAICLCWQDDQRTSVHNHGRSFGVVVVFEGVMREEIFRRVEGDRLTLVHTRDITPESGLAAAPIGMIHRLGNAGGAGSHLVSLHFYAGPLDEMDVFDLETGTAYRKPMRYLSDGDLPPTS
- a CDS encoding VOC family protein produces the protein MIKETPMVKSIQSVLIFVSDMDRSVTFYRDVLGLSVLSSNPAITEFEMGGITFGLQYMPAGARNNGMAVTIDFAVDDIQAMIDKLEAKGVAFVAKELDQPFNKLAKFQDPDGNLLGFIEQTA
- a CDS encoding enoyl-CoA hydratase/isomerase family protein, which translates into the protein MYQTIAYEVRDGRIAWIALDRPDVLNAMTDQMKRELLDAFKRADKDPAVRAIVLTGRGRGFCSGQDLADASKSEVSLGDNLRTLYNPLILQMRQMAKPIVCAVNGVAAGAGMSLALACDLRLCADNAAFIEVFVRIGLVPDAGSTWLLPRLVGLAKAFELAALGDKVDAAEALRLGLVNRVVPADQLEAEAQALASRLAEAPTKAIGLMKRAFERAFDHDLADQLEYEAHLQEVAGRTRDFEEGVGAFLAKRPPAFTGQ
- a CDS encoding enoyl-CoA hydratase/isomerase family protein, which produces MIEAKTYENILVTREGRVGIVTLHRPKALNALSPELLGEVLEALEAFDRDDAIGAMVLAGSDRAFAAGADIKVMAEATMVEMSQHEFLKVWDRIAHMTKPLIAAVSGFALGGGAELMMMCDMVIASETTKIGLPEVGLGVIPGAGGTQRLTRAVGKVLAMEMVLTGRQLNAQEAQALGLVNRVVPVELFLDEAKKLAADIAGRAPVAVRVGKESVNKAFETFLSQGLDHERKNFCMLFGTEDQKEGMRAFVEKRPATWKGL
- a CDS encoding SIS domain-containing protein, translated to MHGEHTIREIFGQPDLWPRVGEHLVSTLSASALGGVREVVFTGCGSSYHLAEAGAKLLAGWAGVRTRFAPASELILFPDTLLSDDAQVALVALSRTGTTSEVLQAIGTFRGRAGASAPVVGITCAPESPLVEACDFPIVIPSREESVVMTQAFTGTLLALAGWALSLRPDPLRAAALREAVRQAEAPLRQSEALKALAAWPVRNFVFLGGGLLHAIASEGALKLQEMALEPSAIAFHALEYRHGPKSTAGPDTLVTLLCSEGGSAYEAALLDELKGLGARTLAIASADQAAIASRADAHFLVEASSDATRALLYTPFLQLLAYHRAVRNGTDPDAPRHLSRSVIL
- a CDS encoding class II fructose-bisphosphate aldolase gives rise to the protein MPLVNATPILQAALRGRYAIGAFNAHNMEFVQGIIRAAEDLSAPVILQVSARAIHYAGLRSMASMVRAAAQEARVPVAMHLDHGDFDLNLKSLVAGFTSLMFDGSALPFAVNVEETRRIVEAAHVMGIPVEGELGHSGGKPNDVVGNASDYTDPDAAERFVTLTGVDSLAVTVGAIPKLLEKRPQLDIERISAIRHATGVPLVLHHSSSIPDDEVREAVAQGICKISVASELNRAFTDALRQAAAKDPDQIDPRPMLGAGRAAISEVVRGKIRLFGSAGKADEVAAGALSAR